In Hemicordylus capensis ecotype Gifberg chromosome 8, rHemCap1.1.pri, whole genome shotgun sequence, the DNA window AGCCACAGCCTCAAAGTCTTCCTTGCAGCTTCCCAACAGCAAAGCCTACAGGATCTCGTACTTGTCCACGAGGAAAGTGGTCTCTGTGGAGAATCTCACGGGGCTGTTCCCATCCACTTGGGTCACTTTGGTAACCTGCAAAAAGCAAAAGAGCAGGCCCCGAAGTCAGCTGGGACGGGGCACGCTGAGGCCGCCCAGGGCAACTCTCCCATGCCCACAAGGCCTCACACAGAGACTCCCGTGGGCGGGGCTTTAAGGACAAAATTGGACAAGTTCACCAGCAGTTACTGGTCACGATGACTCTCACAGGACCTGCAGGTTCAGGGACaagatgcctccgagtaccagttgcaggggagcaagggcaagagaaaaggcctgccttcatctcctgcttgtgggcttcctggaggcatccactgggccactgtgtgatacaggtgggggtgtgcacagaactggccggccttgaactggaccgggccagttcagttttgccccctcgAACCCCACCCTCCAGGATTCGGTTGGCTGGTGGGGGGGTCctgcaaatatttttttttaaacattatttttcttCTGTACTTATTCCCTACagggagcttctccaaggctatggGGGTGACTCACAGCCACATAggggcccattgggcatgcatggtggcctccaaaatggccaccaagagaGGAGAAAACGCCTAGAAAGGGGCAAAGATCACCCAAACTGGGTGCTTTTTAGAAAaacggaggccggtggggggagggggagcacccACAGACACCCccacggccttggagaagccccccccggAAGAGACATGTATTATATATATTCGCAAAGCATCCACCCCCCGCCACGGCCAGGGGGGTTTGGTCCGATAAGCCGAACTGGGGTGTGGatacgtgtgtgtatgtgtgggggctCCACATCAAGCCGTCGAACAAAACCAATTCGACTCCGAACctgtccacacatccctagaaacaggatgtgggactgGCTAGTGCTTGGCCTGATCCATTCATACTGCTCCTGTGTGGGTCGGCATGGCGCCTGAAAGGAAGTTGCAGCTCCGGGAagaagcacctgctttgcatggagaagctcCTCTCTGGCTCAATCGCCAGCCTTTCCAGGTAAAAAAAGGAAGTCAGGCAGCGCAGACAACGCTGCCAGGTTGCTCTGTCCAGCCGGCTGAGGCAACCATGTGGAAGAGGCGCTTCTAACTGAGGGAGTGGCGGTTTGTGTGTGTCGGGGGGCACTGCAGGATGGAACAGGGTCCctttcaaaatgggggggggagcgcagAGGGAGCTGGAGTCCCGCTCACCTGGATGCTGCAGTAGTTCTTCTTGGAGACGAAGGAGACGTGCACAGGGAAGAAGTCACTGGGCTGCCCAGCGATGCTGAACTCCAGGCTGCCGCTTTTGTTTTTGGCATCTATCACAGGCAGGCACCACTCGAGAAGGTTCCTCCGGCCGTCGTGCCGATACTCGCCATCAATCTCCCCAATCACAGGAGCGCCCACGCCAGACCTGTGCAAGCAGCCACAGGTGACCGGGGgccctcctgcacacacaccctgctgcccgGGCCCGGGGGGGGCACCCCACTACTCACGGCAAGGGGATGGTGATCACCACATCATTCAACTCCAAGCTCTCCTCCTGCAACTCATATTCAATGTTGACGTCACAGCCGCTCCCGCTCTCCGAAGGCCAGCAGTTAACTGAAGCAGAAAGGCACCCACTGGTCAGGGCGCCTTGTGGCAGCACCAGGCTCCCAGGAGGGGCCGAAGGGCTGATTTGGATGAAGCCTGGCCAGCAGGAAGCACAGTGCCTAGCTCCTCCTTCCCAGGGGCCCTGGGGCAACTCCCAGGCAACTGTGCCCACACTCACTGGTCAGCGGAATGAGCGACTCCTCGGTGGTCTGCAGCCGCCATTTCAGCACCCCTACATCACTATTTATGGGGAAAGACTTCTCGGGGTTCTTTAGGCCAATCAGGGACTCTGTTGTAAAAAGCTTCTTGTCAACATTGGGATGAGTCTGGAGCAGGAAAAGGAGAGAAGAGATTCAGCCAGAGCTCCCAGAAGCCCAGCAGCAAGGAGCctgaagctccccccaccccaggatccTGAACTGGCCACTTGTCGCCTTCAACTGCTCAGCTCTGCTGCTTTTACAAACCAGACTGGgacaggccagccagccagaagagGCGAGAAGCCTCCTCAGGGCCTGTAGCTGCGGACCCATttccctggctgcaagcagtttGAGAACCGTGACTGTTGTTCTCGCAGGATGTGAGCAAGCCAAAAGGAAACACATCCTCCCCTCCTGCAAATTAAGAAGTGCTTGCCTGGCATCAAAGGTGAGCCTTCCTGGAACAGTAACCCCAGGGggcccctctgtctctctctccagccacccccaccccaggaatgACCTTCGTGTCTGGGCTGCTTCgtgggggagaaagcagcccCTCCAGCTCCAAGTCACACAGGGACCAGTGGCCAACGATGCTGCTTCAGGACGAACATCATCCATCCTGCAGGGCCAGTTAGCAGCTGTCTGCTGAACACCCGGCCCCTGCAGGTGTCTAGGAAGTctcccaaggcagccccacacccaCTGCATGGCAGCAGTCTAACCAAGGTGGCTTCAGCCAGCCAGACTCTCTCTGCTGCCACTTGGGCTTCAACcagcccccagactgtgaacctgacCCTTTGGGGGGAGCTCAATCCCATCCAGAAACGGCTGAACAGCCCTTCCGATACAAACCGCCAGAGAGATAGAAAGACGACCCTCCACCCAGCAATTGTCGCTTTGCCCCCAAACGGGCAACTGTACCTGGAGCTGCACCCCCTTCTTGTCTTCATTCTCCACATGGATGCGGATCCGAGCAAACTTTTCATCCAGGATCCGCAGCATGATCATGCCGTGCAGCTCCATGTTCTGCAGCCCCCCATCTCGGCCACAGGTCAGCGAGATCTTCTCATCGACCTTCATGTGCACACTGTAGAGAAGAGTCTGGTCACCAGACGGGGCTCTGCAGGCCTCCCGCAATGGACACAGGCCGGCTGCACAGCAGAGGTACCCGAGAGAGGAGGCCCCATACCTTGGCCTCGCAGCACTGGGTGGCCTTCCTAAGCTTGTTCCAAGTCCCTCCGTCTTGTCCTCTCGACCTGATGCCTGCAAGTGCCAGTCCTGCAGCAGGCttctctctgcccctgctgcctgccccctcccccgtgaATTCCTTGCTACTTGGGGCAGGGACGGCGTCACCTCCTGCTACATCTGGCCTATTTGTCTCAAGGAGACAGACAGGAGCTCTCGCTCTCCGGTTACCTAATGAGTATCTGCTTGAAAGGGTACAGGCAATTACCAACGCCCAGGAAAGGTAGCCAGAACCCCTCAGAAGAAGACCTGGAAGCCTCCCTGAAGCACAAGAACGGACACTGCCGATGCTGTGTTCTCTGCCCCCACAACAGCATAACTCAGCACCCACCTCTCCATGTTCATGGGCGGAGTAAGGATGGTGGCCGCTTCCGAGGACCGCTTGCCCACAGAAGAGGCGACAATGTGTTCTCCTTCAGACTTCAGCTTGTCCACAAAGTTGTCCACTTCCTTCCCTTTGGCACCAAGCTTGAGTGCCTTGTTGGAACCTGACGGCCTAACGAACAAAGGAGAAGCAGAGCTCTTTGACGACAGCCCTTTATCCCTAGCAAGGGAACCACCAGGGTCGTGTGTATGTTATCAGCGCTGCTCCTGCTTTCTATGCCACAAAGCTCGGCATGACCCAAAAGATGCTGGCTGCACGCCAAGGCAATCTGCACAGGGCCAGCATATGCCCAAGGGCAGTAAAGCGCTCTAGCTAGCAAACATGTCAGTTGGCTACTGGAATAGCCCCGAAAATGAGTCCAAGTCAACCGTGTGTGTGAGTGTCCAGGCTGGAGCACCATCTGCAGGGACAGGACGCTTGCAGGGACCCTGGCCATCCCCACCCACGCTTTGCACCAACTGCCCCGGGGCTctgtccccagccccagcccaatAGTTTGGGTACCTCGTGGGGACTGGAGCCACTTTGGGCTTCTCCGTCTCAATGATAGTTTCTGTGATCATCGCAGCCGTGGTGCCCCCTGACACCGCCGAGCTGCCAAAGCCACCAAAGCCCGGTGCTTTCGTGCCCCGGCGCTCTGCATCCCTGCGTGCCTGCTGCAGCTCCTTGGCTTTCCGGCGCATCTCCGCCTTGGCCTCCCGCTCTTGTGTCTAAAGGGGGGAAGAGGGGTGCTGTCAGAAACACATCTCAGTCAGGGTTCTTGGCTCCATGCACCACAAGCACTCCAATGAAAACCCCAAGAGAAAAACCGTCTACCTCACGGACAGCTCGGAAGACTTTCTCCTCATGGGAGTCCATTTCTGTAAAGGTGCGGATCTGGGCCAGGTTGACGTTCTCCCGGTAGCCAAGGGCAACGATCTCGTCGAAGGCAAATATCAGATCAAAGCAGTGCTCAGAGATCTCGTTCTCTTCCAGGGCTCTACAGTACTCAGGGATCTGGGTGAAGTCAAGGGACAAAAAGGGGCTTCGAGGGGCTGGGGAAACCAAGTCCCACGCAGCAAACTCCAGCCGGAGAAAGGCCCCTGCAGAGGCAGCCTTCGGTCCAGAAGCTTTAGCGCCAAGGGCAAGAGAACACCCCAGCCCAAGGAGCACACCCTTGTCTCATGACATCAGGCAGACCCCAGCCTCCCTGCCACCAGCCCCAGCTCCCACCCCCACGAAACAAGCCTGGCCCCTGCAACCAGGCTGAGGGACCCcccagtggcggcgggggggggggagaagcagccaggGGCTGTGGCGAGGGCCCTCCCTGGTGGGCCTCTGCGAtggaagaagcccccccccccggcacggCGGGCCCGGAGCCCCGCTCACCACCCGGGAGAAGAGCCGCAGCGTCTCCAGGTCCTCCAGGATGTTGCTGTTCTTGGTGGTGATCAGCACCATGTAGAGCTTCTCCAGCGGCTGGTAGACGTAGCGCACGCTCTCCGTCTCCACGAAGGTGTGCTGCTTGCCCGTGTTCATCAGCTTGGGGAAGGCCGCCAGCAGCCCCTCGATGCGCGTCCGCGTCATCTCCACGAACTGGCGCGAGACGATCGCCTTCCCGGCCTTCGTGCAGACGGCGGAGGCCAAGAGCacctgcgcggggggggggggacggggggagGCCGAGTCAGGCGCCGGCCGCGTCTCTGCCGAGGCCGCAGCCCCGAAGCCCTCCCGAAGGGCAGGCA includes these proteins:
- the ARCN1 gene encoding coatomer subunit delta, which codes for MVLLASAVCTKAGKAIVSRQFVEMTRTRIEGLLAAFPKLMNTGKQHTFVETESVRYVYQPLEKLYMVLITTKNSNILEDLETLRLFSRVIPEYCRALEENEISEHCFDLIFAFDEIVALGYRENVNLAQIRTFTEMDSHEEKVFRAVRETQEREAKAEMRRKAKELQQARRDAERRGTKAPGFGGFGSSAVSGGTTAAMITETIIETEKPKVAPVPTRPSGSNKALKLGAKGKEVDNFVDKLKSEGEHIVASSVGKRSSEAATILTPPMNMESVHMKVDEKISLTCGRDGGLQNMELHGMIMLRILDEKFARIRIHVENEDKKGVQLQTHPNVDKKLFTTESLIGLKNPEKSFPINSDVGVLKWRLQTTEESLIPLTINCWPSESGSGCDVNIEYELQEESLELNDVVITIPLPSGVGAPVIGEIDGEYRHDGRRNLLEWCLPVIDAKNKSGSLEFSIAGQPSDFFPVHVSFVSKKNYCSIQVTKVTQVDGNSPVRFSTETTFLVDKYEIL